taaaacagtgccaaaaaacacattaaaaatgccacaaatgatttctgaacattaattgtcggaaatttttttaactaaatacgtattttctgaaaataaaattatataataaatatacttacaatcataaaatgtataaaaaaaaataaaaaaataaaagtttctattgggattcgaaccaacttaccacgcggctggtatttgcgttgtattgggattcacccgcattaaaacttcgccacagagacagattgtcattatgtgcgaagatcgtctaactcaacagattaaccttttgacatttttaacttatgtaaatcaaattattttgattttgaattgaaatgatttagaattgaaaaaatacaacaaaacatagagtaagaagacaatatattaggtgaatattaaggtgtataataaaagtattacatactacttatgtattttggtaggttcaaggtaggtatcggagcccgtataacgactaataaatttcgcaatcacttgcgtcgtgcaaagtggctatgttcaaatatcataacaaaatttgatcaactattcataaaacacttaccagtgaaagattctttagctttgaataagcgagatctgcggcactcatactaggcacagtttgatgagctttcacattggcatgcaacaatcatctcttctatgtaaataagtccaaaaatataatatgaaaactatttaaaaaggcagtataaccattaactaactttttgtttgttgtttctcttcctacaaattttaaaacgcaacaagcatacattataaccaaaccatgcacagtcccacagctgtgccacagctgccatattggataatttttgtcatgtcatttgaacatccaattagaacaaagttataatgcgcatgcgcccggtcgctaggttttcccatataaaatttcaccgtcattacgcccgtaaagaagtataacttcaaaaaagaagaagaaaaaaaacgacaaaaaaattttgttaattaataaaaaattcccaggaacccaattatcgaaacggcatttcaaaatacttaatccttgcgacgttattaaaaaaacaaattataaacaaaactgaataattttcaaatgccattttaaggggaagtttaattgaactttgaatttatcaatacatatgtcaaaaatttacataaatataaaaataatgagatcttaagcaggtgaatatttctttggcaacaaccgcgtttttgcaattgaaaatatagtaacatttaataaacaaattcaatatctcaaaaaatattaaatattttttgaccaatttttttttgcttaatactggtaacatatcGCAACtaagtctgtaaaataagatattttatagtgcttatttaaaacgctaaaaataattatttgcaaatttgtttttaaagttttatatacaattatttaaataaatagggggtcaaatttaatttaagtcttatgtgaaagatttacccttcaactttgcagaaaaaaatctcatagaccttcgttaataagtgaattacctcagcagttaaaaaagtattttttttgcaaaaatgacccctttttaattatttaaacaatcatCCCCTTGTATGACTTGGaaactttcttgaaaatatcttttgtacccacctaaactttgatataaaatttgttttaacctgtacgaatttacattttgacttctttttattttattagggtAAAATTCTTTGAAACATGTTTCACACAGAAAGATTAAACAGATAGGTGAaggtcgaccttatatcggatcctctaatATTAGAAGAAATCTGACACCAGTACCTAAGGTTTTTCTTGAGTATGtattatcaaatgccttttcaaatttCTTGcatcactaaattgcttaaaacaagtttcacacttgtaaggcttctctccagtgtgtattctcaaatgaaCTTTCAAAGATCCATGTCGTccaaattgcttaaaacaagtttcacacttgtaaggtttttctccagtgtgtctTCTCAAATGAACTTTCAAATCTCCATGTCGTccaaattgcttaaaacaaatttcacacttgtacggtttttccccagtgtgcactctcaaatgcttTTTTAAACTTACATTTTGACTAAACTGCTTCAAACAGATTTCACACCCGtatggcttttctccagtgtgtgtccgtaaatgttttttcaaatcgtCATCTTGAATAAATTGCttacaacaaatttcacacttgtaaggcttttctccagtgtgtttTCTCAAATGAACTTTCAAATTTCCatcttgactaaattgcttaaaacaaattttacacttgtaaggcttttctccagtgtgtttTCTCGAATGAACTTTCAAATTTCCatcttgactaaattgcttaaaacaaattttacacttgtaaggcttttctccagtgtgtattatcaaatgccttttcaattTTCtagcttcactaaattgcttagaacaaatttcacactcataagtcttttctccagtgtgtattctcaaatgaaTTTTCAAGTAACTTTTTGATGTAAACGTCTTataacaaatctcacacttgtaaggcttttcgccagtgtgcactcttaaatgCCTTTTTAAAATTCCTGATTCACTAaattgcttcaaacaaatttcacacttgaaaggcttttctccagtgtgtattatcaaatgccttttcaattTTCtagcttcactaaattgcttaaaacaaatttcacacttgtaaggcttttcgcCAAAGTGCTCTTTTAAATGTCTTTTTAAATATCTCGATACCGTAAATTCCTTTAAACATGTTTCACACTTGTATGATTTTGGTCTGGTGTATGTGGCCAAAGATTTTTCGGATTTAGTTTCAACCACACTCTGAAGAAAACctaaaattaaaaccaaataataataaaactttgCAGATCATAAAAAGAGTAAAATATTATACTAAATGACCATCATACCAATACCAATAACAGAACTAAGACATATAAGTTCATATCAAATAAGGCTTTTTCAAGAACATCAAAATTGCTAATAATAAGCATAGATAAAAACATTCTACAATATATTAAAAAGAGAAAAGACCAAGAAACAAAATCGAAAGAATTGGTTTCAATTTAagtagtccattaaaatgttacattttttaggccgtaccttgcatttctcagaggagtcaattttatttctttaatgtgtagggggaatcagtagaagcttaagttcatgtttttggggtcgccatccttgtcccccggtcgccatcttggaaaaagggtgcaaaggggtttcgcgctatatctcgtaaactaccaaccctacggaaaatctagttgaacataaaatgtagcaaattaaattttccacaattttgtttctattacttattatcgtcaagtgaccaacaaaaaagatataaccaaaaatatgtaattttttttaacaagtttccttttggatgttataactttttttcagttcattttaaaataaaataacattatagcagtTTTGTAGAGCGTTTTttagcgaacaatttccactataaacttgtttaattctatttatttatataggttttacagcgctccaaacttgaccagattctcgaatgctcatagggatacaataaaaacaaaagttaggcttacttttctatctatatatattttgattcatacaatttattatgattttaacattcctatgctattattaatctgtttttgacctttcttcccactataaaacttataactctaagcatatatagaaaaggcccaagaacttgtttgaggacaaattcgccgcttcagaagaagaatgacgcaaccgcaaaattcTTAAACagagcaaaaaacgatttttgataccaaaatcataaagtatgataaaaattagccattcaccacaccgtggtcaggatctcgagatataagcgttttttggggtgtgccgcttgtatatgaagtaacataacttttttcctattaaatattttgacttaaaattttccaaaaaacttcttcatgaactatattttattgttatgttggttaaaattataaactaaaaagtttgtcactcaacttttttaagtaaacatgaaactacggaaatatgatgacaaaatgttaataaattaacaactccttttttaatgtgtttaaacattttggacaaatttcattcttatctacatacttcaaagatgacacagtaaaatttttaaaaggaaatatttacagcgaccaaagatacagcgaggtaaatttgaaaaatcatcaaaattgatttttggcattcttgtataaaatttatttttttaacatgttccaccaactctagataaaaataaacttcatattcggattcagcgacctcgaaaacataaaaatagaccaaaatttatcattcaccttaaatttgattttcgtggttagcataacggttaatgccgctcgtctagtatatagatagaaaagaattatttttctacgagaattcgagaatctggtaaagtttggagcgctgtaaaacctagataataaataaaattaaacaactttatagtgaaaattgtttattgaaaaatcctctacaaaatcgctataatgttattttattgtgaaatgaacgtaaaaaaagttataacctccaaaaggaaatttcttacaaaattttctcttatttttgtttataacttttttgttggtcactttacgataaaaagtaatagatataaaattgtagaaaatttaattttcttcattttatgtaaaattaaattttctgtagggtagctagtttacgagatacagcgcgaaagccctttgcacctctttttccaagatggcggccgggggacaatggcctcaaccccaaaaacttgaacttaagcttctactgaacccccctacacattaaaaaaataaaattgactcctctaagaaatccacactaaatgtaacatttcaatggactaaagCATCTAACCGTAAATGTGTTTTGCACTCATGATGTAAAAAGCAGTATGTACGtttcaaaatattttagaaaCCGGTATGTTAATCCTATTACAAAGACGTTTGTATTTAAGTAGTATGGTTAAAATTTCAGAGATAAACATAACGAACAGCAGGAcgtataataattaaaagttcgatatattatttattaatttctacCTGAGCCGAAAACGTTAACACATAATTCAAATacaaaaatgactttgtaataaACTTAATATTTCCAGTTTTCTAAAATGATTTGTTATATACTATAAGTCTCATATTtacctatagaccagggcggatctgctttgaggtggcattcggatttttgcagataaagttaggtgacaacttcagtaattattataattgacttatgctccttcccaaatatgcccggaacattaataaaaaaattaaaatatttaaaaatttcgaaaaacgtcgattttttctactttaattgcttataactttaaaataatttattttggaacaaagtcgtagcgaaataaaataaagataattgaattttgtatgatatacgactggtttaaaatgtcctaaattattaccctttgtgcaaaatagcaataaatacaaaataaggggacaaaaaaGCCTGTTCTTAATCAATGtatttcaaccactttggttgcactgaGAACTTTCGTAATTAGCTTAGAAAGTTCTTACAACataccataggcgtaaccagggggggttttgggggttataaccccccccccattgggatgtactttgagctctataagcttaacaccatagccctcagagaccttccagtagttgtaacccccccctttcaggtagttgtagccccccttaggatcatcctggttacgcctatgcaacATACTAAAACCGTCCAcccaatttcattaaaatcgacttgatagattttgcataataattttgcaatctaaattttttaaaaaaagttcaaattttttaaaatctttctgaacaaaaagtataccatttagaagtttgctatttttttacatataaagaggcgctCTACTTATCTActtcactttacagaattaaaaaatcggattatttaagcggcttcagcactgttttaaagttataaacaattttttggcttataaacaaatacagtgaggacgtttgagttggaataaattcattttctcgagaatgggcggctctggagataaatcccgaaacaggtcgatgtttatttttaaattataattttctggcatatatatcataattactagtgacgtcatccatctgggtgtgatgacgtaatcgatgatttttttaaatgagaataggggtcgtgtgacagctcattcgaaaggttattcaattaactattcactaatataaacattcacattaattatttatatagggtgcccaaaaaaattgtttttaattaaattaattgagacaaaaagaagaatgtatataatttgtttaattcgaaatacattttactgttgtcctaaaacaggaaaaaaatgttaaattgaTGAATAactattgtttttcgcttaaattcaatattaaagttgccacccaccagcctctttatgtttatttttcaaattaacatttttttctgttttctcactgcagtaaaatgtattttacattaaataaattacctacattcttcttttggtgtcaattaatttaattaaaaaaaaattttttggacaccctattggtatataaattatgttaatgtttatatcagtgaatacaaaattgaatagcctttcgaatgagctatcacaaggcccctattctcatttaaaaaaatcatcgattacggattacgtcatcacgcttagatggatgacgtcactagcatgatctatgtatataccaaaaaattagaatttaaaaataaaaatcgacctgtttcgggatttatctccagagacacCCATTCCCgaggaaatgaatttattccaacttaaacgtcctgactgtatttgtttataagttaaaaaattgtttataactttaacaacagtgctgaggccgcttaaataatccgattttaattctgtaaagtgtattagataggtagagagtTGTCACCTCACCTTatttgcaaaaatccgaatgccacctcgcacatccaaaaatataagtttttttacagatccgccctggtctactatACCAGAACATACAATCCCAGTattgggtctaggacgtttcatcgccgccgtttcgatgccgctagttcatcgccggccgtttcgatgccaccggttcatcgccagtcagttaatcgctaactgatatatttcctaattttcgaccaattttcgacagttacatttataatttatttttagtattaattaggaattgtaggaaatgcgagatatgaccattcccgttgccatacttaatcttttaatagacttttaaacttttataatataaaatataatttaacactacaaatttaatactgtttagtatcaaatttaggggaagtagaaatagaacagtaaattaatataatattttttatctatttatttgtcataagttttgaactgaatttaacgtcgtgtcgtgtcatctcccataatacaagatcaactgactaactggcgatgaaacggccggcgatgaaacggacggcgatgaaatggactggcgatgaaccggcggcatcgaaacggcggcgatgaaacgtcccattccgcccAGTATTACCCGCTTAGAAAGGTATCCATGTGGTACACAGATAAAGGCCTTAAGTACTGCTCCTAAAGAAAAGTGAACATTTACCAACGAGACGAAGGACACAGAAGAAACACGTGATTCAGACTGCTATAACAATTTAGAGAACTGATTCTTACCGGCATGCGGCAGTGTAAAGAGTCGGATTATTCGTCAATGACCTACCATGAGACAACAAAAAAGTAAAACgtcactaagggccggttgttcgaacgctaatcaacaatgatcattattaaatatttaattactgtcaccaaaactgtcaatgtcaactttgtttgggttgctgaaaacataattaattacaattatgagatttattattaattatgttaataattattgttatattaattgattatagtctcagaattgtaattaattatgttttgacaacccaaacaaagttgacattgacagtaattaattatttgataatgataattgttgattagcgttcgaacaacctgCCCTTAAAGACTTAATCGAAATCGATCGTTTTAGAACTACATATTTAATTTTCAATGTACAAAGAGATAGTGGGCGATTTCTCTTATTAAGACTATCAGGAATTAGGTAGGTAAAAAAACgccaataaaaaataacaatatagTTTAGTGCGACGTTTTGAACCATATGATACAAGTATGAttgtaatttacaaaaaaattacagggtattagtaaataagtatcacacactttaagaggtaattctacatgaaaaaataataacagttttctcgataaacgtatgtccgcaaattcttcgtttccgaGTTGTACGGGGTATTgacatttttatttcaaactgccaatttatttattgctctaagaccggatGAGCTGTGAAAtagaaatttggtggattttaagaggtagttattgcgcattttttgacatacaactacgaattttatattcatcattggcgcgcatacgggtaatcatctgaattttttaaagaaaaaaatagtacgctacTTAGATATGTcgaattaaaaatcatttttgaatttcacGTTTAATTTGTGATAAAAACCTCTCATCTtattttcatatggtgcaccgttcttataaaaaaaacatcttggcgcgtattttcaacgaaaacttttcgtttataaatttgcaaaagtctgtgtgttattgcgttgccgctcctgcaatacttagagcaggtgtatcgatggattcttatgtagttttaccttctgaatccaaatctgaaaacggcatttcgatatatctaaccgtcttcgagataatcgacctcaaagtctaaaatgtgacgtcacaatccggttatctcctacagacgcactaaacgtcagctcaaatggttg
This genomic window from Diabrotica virgifera virgifera chromosome 1, PGI_DIABVI_V3a contains:
- the LOC126879186 gene encoding zinc finger protein OZF-like isoform X1, which codes for MELKDDKNELSHIKCKIKTETDDEDYKDTPVSIKNQLKQEMLDELNDRVEDPIDKVDNIDDSKIWFNQINTTVFIEDVKTEEIQKQNMNCNELDLNEEHQTSQHGFLQSVVETKSEKSLATYTRPKSYKCETCLKEFTVSRYLKRHLKEHFGEKPYKCEICFKQFSEARKLKRHLIIHTGEKPFKCEICLKQFSESGILKRHLRVHTGEKPYKCEICYKTFTSKSYLKIHLRIHTGEKTYECEICSKQFSEARKLKRHLIIHTGEKPYKCKICFKQFSQDGNLKVHSRKHTGEKPYKCKICFKQFSQDGNLKVHLRKHTGEKPYKCEICCKQFIQDDDLKKHLRTHTGEKPYGCEICLKQFSQNVSLKKHLRVHTGEKPYKCEICFKQFGRHGDLKVHLRRHTGEKPYKCETCFKQFGRHGSLKVHLRIHTGEKPYKCETCFKQFSDARNLKRHLIIHTQEKP